In Lactuca sativa cultivar Salinas chromosome 5, Lsat_Salinas_v11, whole genome shotgun sequence, the DNA window TGATGGTTCTAGAACCGCTAACCCTACGTTACATGCAATAGTACCTAGAATTACTACCggaaaaatatataaaagatCATTGGGCCATGCGGGCTCCCCGTAATAATTATGACCCATACCTTTAGCCAATTTCGCTCTTAATACAGGATCATTCAAGTCAGGTTTTTTTGTTATTGGGATAGGCGAATTCTTATAGATCCATCCCCCGGAGGAACCGGACATGATAATTTTTCATCATCCGGCTCGAGCAAGAATCAAAAGAAACAAATGAATCCATATAAAATATATGTTATCTAGACACCCGCATATACGATATATGAACATATACGATATATGAATGGTTTTATGtaagtaaaataaaaattttactgGATTCTTTTTTCTCGAGTTGAAACTATCGAGTGCAAAAAATTAAGTTCTTATAAATAAATACTCAATACCCAAGTAGGCTTATAAAATAGATCGTGATATGATCAATTGCTTTATGGGTCGTCTCAGACCTTATGATTGGTGTTTATCCCCAAAGAGACCTTTTATAAACACACACAAAGGATTTACTTGTTACTAATATAGCCTAGCCTCTGTTCTTCTTTAGACCCTTTTTTCACTCCGATAGTATCCTAGATTGCATCAATGCAGAGGAAATGAATGCATTTGTATACTATATAAATTCAATCTGAAGTTAGGTGAACTAGATCTTACGGAGCCTGCTCATGTATGACATGATTCCTATCTGATCATAGAAAAGATTCTCTTTAAGCGAACCAGCCTATCCTCTGTATGGGCTTACATGATGGTTGGAACAAAGACACATTTGGTTGTGAATTAAATGTGGCAGATAATCAGATATCTGCACAGACCAATCAATAGTTCAAGTCACACACTCCCATAATCCATTTTCTCTTCGGAAAATTCCCTTCAACtatttatgtcaaataaaaaatattgcgGAGTTCAAGGGAAATATCCAAATACATGTCTTATTATTTTCAATAATCCATACTTGTAGCAATAAAATACTATTGTTCCTACCCCAAGTGATAAATGATGAATTCAAAAGATCGATGCTATCTCTTCTCTATAAAGGACCAGAAATACCTTGTTTACGTATCATTGGGAAGTGCATTAACATAAATACGGCAGTAAGAAGCGGCAATACAAAAGTGTGTAAACTATAAAAACGAGTCAAAGTGGATTGTCCCACACTAGCACTTCCGCGCAATAATTCTACCAAAGGTGATCCTATTACAGGAATAGCTTCAGGTACACCTGTTACAATTTTCACTGCCCAATAACCAATTTGGTCCCGAGGTAAGGAATAACCAGTTACACCAAAAGATGCAGTCAATACACCCAGAACCACACCTGTAACCCAAGTTAATTCGCGAGGTTTTTTAAATCCACCGGTGAGATATACACGAAATACATGTAGGATCATCATTAGGACCATCATACTTGCCGACCATCGATGAACTGATCGGATTAACCAACCAAAATTAGCTTCAGTCATTATGTATTGAACAGAAGCAAAAGCATCAGTAACGGTCGGACGATAGTAAAAGGTCATAGCAAATCCTGTGGCCACTTGGACTAAAAAACAAGTAAGCGTAATTCCCCCTAGACAATAAAATATGTTTACATGAGGAGGAACATATTTACTAGTTATATCATCTGCAATCGCCTGAATCTCGAGACGTTCTTCAAACCAATCATAGACTTTATTGAGATAGGCCCGGTCCCCCCTCCGAGAACTGTATATGAGACTTTCATCTCGTACAGCTCAAGCAAAAACACCCAAATATTGGTTCGAACGGATATGTAATAGAAAGTTTGAAACTTATTACTTTCCGACTCCATCTGTTCTGAAGATACGAATAAAAAATCCGAAAGTTCTTCTTTGTGGCGATAATACCAAAATATCAAGTTGGCTCAGTCGTCTTTATCTTGATCCTGACGGGCCTCTTGAATCCTCTCTTCCctatttctttctttttcttttatttgtttttgtatatAATGTTTATTATTTGTTTTCTTGATTATTGATAGGAATTCTCTTGTTAAGACCCTATGAATCGATTAAAACCCCAGATTCATACTATAACCACGATGATTCAATAAAAATACTAAGTTAAGCCCAAAGATTCCCTGAGTAAGAACCATCGGATCATCACTTATTCCACgaatagataattaccaaaaatatgaAGAAATATTTGTCTTTGAGTCAAACTAAGCATAAATAGGCATTTGAAAGAAGAAACAATTTcgatttatttttagaaattctAATTCTTTGAAATTTTTTTGGAGTCCGGCCGCGAGGTTTGAATATTAAGTATGAATCATAGTTCAAATATTTCTTAATCTATTTCATATATTCCGTGTTCCAGATACTATAATAAATATCCGACGAAGTAGAACCATCTCTATCAAGATGACAGACCCATTCTCTGTAATATCAATAGGATCAATTATAACAAGTCACACACTCATATTCCAGAAATACAGAAACAAAGAAATTCCACGGTCGAACTACCAAAATAGAATGAGCTAGAAATCCGAGCTCTAAATGATTCATTTTTTATTGAAAAGCTAGGACTTGTGGGTTCTTATAGATCTAATTCATTGAAATTCCATCCAATAAAACGGAAGAATTATAAATCTCCAAAATAATAGATAGAAATACCGCAAATAGAGCCATTGCGACACCCATCAAAGGGGTCGTTCCCCACCCAGGAGCTACTTTACCATATTCCGAATTCAATGGTTTTAATAAATCCCCTACAGTAGTTCGTCTTGGACCAGATCTAGCACCGTTCTCAACAGTTTGTGTAGCCATAAATCTTATTGTATTCATTGAAATCTGTTGACTTTGTATACCATCTCATTGTAAATAAACGATCTTATCATAGATCCATTGTGGTCTTGAAATTATATAATAATGGAAACAGCAACCCTAGTCGCTATCTTTACATCTGGTTTACTTGTAAGTTTTACTGGGTACGCCTTATATACCGCTTTTGGGCAACCTTCTCAACAACTAAGAGATCCATTCGAGGAACACGGGGACTAATTGAAGTAATGAGCCTCCCAATATTGGGAGGCTCATTACTTCAATTGTGATAATGAAAaatcatttcattttttttattttttagttggaACTTTTGGAGGTTCTCTAAAAAAGATAGCGAAAAAAATTATCCCTAGAGTCGAGACTAAGAGGAATGTATAAACCAATGCTTCCATAGATTCGATCGTGGTTTACAATTATAGCTTCCATACCtgtttattttttgtttcttttttgggGGATCATATCCCGAATAAAGAAAGAGCAAGAGTAACAAAAAAATGACGATGCAAATCAAGATTGGTACCCtatatcaaaaaaataaaatagattcGAAAGACACCAAAGAAATGTTATATCAGCCTATTTGTCTTCTTGTAGTTGGATCTCCAAGTTTTTGGAATGCTCCAAATTCTACTTGAGCATCCAAATCTGGGTCAATACCAGCAAAAACATCTCTAAACAAGGTTCGGGCACCATGCCAAATGTGTCCGAAGAAGAAGAGCAAAGCAAATGAAGCATGTCCAAAAGTAAACCAACCCCTCGGACTGCTACGAAAAACACCATCGGATTTCAAAGTAGCACGATCTAATTCAAAAATTTCCCCCAATTGAGCGCGTCTAGCATATTTTTTCACAGTAACAGGATCACTATAACTGACTCCATTGAGTTCACCACCGTAGAACTCAACAGTTACACCTACTTGTTCGACACTATACTTAGATTCTGCCCTTCGAAAAGGAACATCGGCTCTAACAATCCCATCTCCGTCTACCAAAACGACCGGAAATGTTTCAAAAAAGGTAGGCATACGACGTACAAAAAGTTCACGCCCTTCTTTATCTCTAAAAATAGGATGTCCTAACCATCCAACCGCTATTCCATCCCCGTTATCCATTGAGCCCGCCCTGAATAATCCCCCTTTTGCCGGATTATTTCCGATGTAATCATAAAAGGCTAATTTTTCAGGAATTTTAGACCAAGCTTCTAATAAACTTTGATTTTCGGCTAACCCAGCACTAACTCTTCTATATATTTCTTGTTGGAAGTACCCTTGATCCCATTGATAACGAGTAGGCCCAAATAATTCGATGGGGGTAGTCGCTGAACCATACCACATAGTTCCGGCAACAACAAAAGCTGCAAAAAAGACAGCAGCGATACTACTGGAAAGGACAGTTTCAATATTGCCCATACGCAATCCTTTGTATAGACGTTGGGGCGGGCGGACACTAAGATGGAATAGGCCTGCTAATATGCCCAAAGTCCCTGCCGCAATATGATGAGAGGCTATTCCTCCCGGAACAAAAGGATCAAAACCCTCCACACCCCACGATGGATTTACAGCTTGTACTTTTCCTGTTAGTCCATAAGGATCGGACACCCATATGCCAGGACCATACAAACCTGTTACGTGAAATGCACCAAAACCAAAGCAAGCCACACCTGCAAGAAATAAATGTATTCCAAAGATCTTGGGCAAATCCAAAGAAGGTTTTCCTGTACGTTCATCAGAAAATATTTCTAGATCCCAATACACCCAATGCCAGATAGCTGCCAAAAAGCACAACCCAGAAAACACAATATGCGCTCCGGCCACACCTTCGTAACTCCAAATACCCGGATTGGTTATAGTCCCCCCCGTGATACTCCAACCACCCCATGAATTGGTTATTCCTAAACGAGTCATGAAGGGTATAACGAACATACCCTGTCTCCACATTGGATCAAGAACAGGGTCAGAAGGATCAAAAACTGCTAATTCATACAGGGCCATAGAACCGGCCCAACCAGCAACCAAAGCTGTATGCATTATATGAACAGAAAGCAACCGTCCGGGATCATTCAATACAACGGTATGAACACGATACCAAGGCAAACCCATGGAAATACCCCTTTATGAAAGAAAAAAGACACTACGTAACTTTATTGCATTGGAAATATACTATGACTATGTTATGGACCCCCTCTTTAGTGGATTATTTCAACGCAAGGGTTCATATTTGTTCTATTCTGTTGGTAATAATGGAACAATTTTGTTCGTAGGAACAAAGAGAAGCAGATTTATTCTATACTCGATAAGTACCAATACGCAATGGGGAGGTTAATGCCATTTTATATGAGCGAATGTGCCCATACTTGTTCATCATTAAAGGACACTATTCGTAATAATTTTCCCTTATTTTTTCTGACTTTCTTTATAAATTTTTctaatttatgaataaaatatgataataaaATATGATTAGGATAAAGTAGAATATTATAAAGATAATTATAAAGATAATAAAGGCTTTGTTACGTTTCCACATCAAAGTAAAATCTAGTACTGAGttcttttttctttcatttaaTGCCTATTGGTGTTCCAAAAGTACCTTTTCGAAGTCCTGGAGAGGAAGATGCATCTTGGGTTGACATATAGTGCGACTTGTCAGATATATTGGGTCATATGGGATTTCCCCGTTTTCTCCCCAATCGAGATATCCTCTGTTTCGCCCACGAAAGATTAATTGAATCATCAAAAATTTGGAGCGTGAAGTGCAATTAGATCCATTTTTGGGGGGGATTCAAATTACTATTATCAATTAGAAGAATTTATGGTTGGCTTAATTGGACTACTACATTGAAGTATCCAGGCTCCGTTTAAAAAAAACCAAGTGATAATATAtctattttatataataaaggattcctatttttatttgatttgaaAGAAATCCTTTTTTGTAAGTAGAAGTTATTTCAAACTCTTATGTTAATCAATCGAGTAATATGCATGAAGCCGTCAACTATTTTACGGAATgcgtgaattaaaaaaaaaaaaaaaggcataAGAAAAAGAAGTGGTAATGGGAGCATTTGTACTATATGTGCAAATCAAAATCGGGCGGATCTTTACCCGGAGTAGAGCATAAACCTAAAAAGATTAAAGAGGCCCATTTAAGAACAAGAAAATAACATCGTGATTTGGATTGAATCGCGATGAAAGAATCCATCAATGAGAAGTTAATTGGATAAGTTTAATGAATTCTTTTTTGATATTATACGTTAATAAGGAAAGGAAGACAAACTCGTGTTTagtgaaaaataaaagaaaatcctTTTTTATAAGTTAGAAGGAACTTGCtatgaaaaaataaaaagtatTGGAATCTACAcattgattcttttttttttgaaccgtATGCATCAAAAGACGCCTGTACGGTTCCGAAGGGATTTGACCCTAATCAACCGACTTTATCGAGAAAGATTACTTTTTTTAGGTCAAGAGGTTGATAGCGAGATCTCGAATCAACTTATTGGTCTTATGATATATCTCAGTATCGAGGATGATACCAAAGATCTGTATTTGTTTATAAACTCTCCTGGCGGATGGGTAATACCGGGGGTGGCTCTTTATGATACTATGCAATTTGTGCAACCAGATGTACATACAATATGCATGGGATCAGCCGCTTCAATGGGATCTTTTATCCTGGTCGGAGGAGAAATTACCAAACGTCTAGCATTCCCTCACGCTTGGCGCCAATGAGGCTTTTATTTGAGAGAAAAAAGAAGACTATGCCTTCGCCATATGAAATATGAATATTAAGTAATAATAGCATGGCACTTTGAATTCGATATAagaaattttgttttcaaaacattagattATGTATCGAGAGAGTAATATGAGAAAAAGGTATTTCCGATTTTCTTATCGGAAGTCCAGTTCAGCGTCACAAACTTTTTTTCACACCAGAGGTCTCTTAACAATATTTATAGAGCGAATAAAAAAAGCAACTTTGGGATTGCTTAATCACAGACAAATCACagacaaaaaaatataataaaataaatatataaagcaACGGAGCCATCATAGTATTTTTGAATTCCTCCGAAAGGAAGGGTGGTAAGTTGATCATTTACCGATCGGGGTCTGATCGATCCtattttttctttatttgatGTAAGGTAAGGGTCAATTTTATTGTAGAGTCGTATGCAATGCATAATGCCCGTACGGTTGTTCGATTCTATCTTTTTTTCTTGTTATTATTTTATCTTTGTTTTCTCTTCCCTTTATCATGCGAAATAAAGAAaccttttattttcttatatcaTCAGGGTAATGATCCATCAACCTGCTGGTTCTTTTTCTGAAGTAGCAACGGGAGAATTCATCCTGGAAGTGGGAGAACTGCTGAAACTACGTGAAACCCTGACAAGGGTTTATGTACAAAGAACGGGCAAACCCCTATGGGTTGTCTCCGAAGACATGGAAAGAGATGTTTTTATGTCAGCAACAGAGGCCCAAGCTTATGGAATTGTTGATCTTGTAGCGGTTGAATGACAATAGCATAGCCTGGATTTCGCATCAATTCGTGATTTTAAATTACCCCTGCCgagtttcatattaatatattatgacttTTATTTACTATTCTATTCAATAAAAGGAATTCATAATCATGCGGTTAGGATCGATCTAAACCAGTCCATTATGTATATGATTCAACATGCCAACGATTAAACAACTTATTAGAAATACAAGACAGCCAATTAGAAATGTCACAAAATCCCCCGCGCTTCGGGGATGCCCTCAGCGTCGAGGAACATGTACTAGGGTGTATGTGCGACTCGTTCAGATCATGAACTAGAACAAAGGAAAGAGAGCCATGTTCGAATATCAATGATCAAATAGGATAGAACGGAAAACGAACTACATTTCCTATCTAAAAATAAGAAAATGGAGCATATCCCTTTTATTGTGTATGAAATTTATGGTTTCTATTGGTGTAAATCCACTCACCTCAATTCAAGATGAGAAGCAATTCTCCATTGGTAGCAAATGGTTATCCATTAAGCGGAGGAAATCTTAGTTAATATAGACCCCTCTTGCAAGAACGGACTAACAGGGTCAGCTACCCAGCCAACCTTCATAATTAAATACCGTTACTGTATAGGTAGAGCTCGTTGTGAAAGACCTATTACCGGATAATTCATGGGTAGAGCCGAAGAATGTGAACTATACAAGTTAGCAATAACATTGATTAAATGAAGTAAAGGCTCCGGTGTATAGAGAAGACCTCACCGTTTAAGAAGTAACCATAGAAACGATGGAATCCACTATTTCTTTATCAttgctattttttttatttatttttaatacctAGTCTAGTACAATTTCGTATTTCGAGGCGAAACGcctataaaaaagaaaaaatcgtGGTTGGGAAGGTTATAGTAGCCAAAGCCGTTGGAATTTTTAGTTTATACATTGGAAAAATCCGTTTTG includes these proteins:
- the LOC128126413 gene encoding ATP-dependent Clp protease proteolytic subunit-like; amino-acid sequence: MPIGVPKVPFRSPGEEDASWVDIYNRLYRERLLFLGQEVDSEISNQLIGLMIYLSIEDDTKDLYLFINSPGGWVIPGVALYDTMQFVQPDVHTICMGSAASMGSFILVGGEITKRLAFPHAWIRVMIHQPAGSFSEVATGEFILEVGELLKLRETLTRVYVQRTGKPLWVVSEDMERDVFMSATEAQAYGIVDLVAVE